A region of Periophthalmus magnuspinnatus isolate fPerMag1 chromosome 13, fPerMag1.2.pri, whole genome shotgun sequence DNA encodes the following proteins:
- the jam3a gene encoding junctional adhesion molecule 3B, with product MRGGKMAMVRLLPCLVLYISLGHIPSSLSVILRTTDKIVWANEFEPIELTCLIESISTNNPRIEWKKIKNGVPSYVYFQNKIAGDLEHRAQLREPANILIFNATRSDTAEYRCEVAAIDDQRDFDEILISLAVRVKPVVPRCSVPEAVTVGTSTELRCLENEGFPAPQYRWFHNNEELPQDPKASPRFTNSSYSINPDTGSLKFQRVKKEDAGEYYCQAKNDAGFAQCPGMVMEVYDVDILGIFLKSFGAVVVFFCVSFTICHTFRRGCFNKKGHNENSYNWPAQNNGTDYGDADEGHFRHKSSFII from the exons ATGAGAGGCGGCAAGATGGCGATGGTGCGACTCCTGCCTTGTCTCGTTCTCTACATAAGTCTGG GTCACATTCCATCATCGCTGAGTGTAATCCTCCGCACTACGGACAAGATCGTGTGGGCAAATGAGTTTGAGC CTATTGAGCTGACCTGTTTGATAGAGTCTATTTCAACAAACAACCCAAGAATTGAAtggaaaaagataaaaaatggtGTGCCAAGCTATGTCTACTTTCAGAACAAGATTGCAg GCGACTTGGAGCACAGAGCTCAACTCCGAGAGCCAGCCAACATTCTGATCTTCAATGCGACCCGCTCCGACACAGCAGAGTACCGCTGTGAAGTAGCAGCTATTGACGATCAGAGGGACTTTGATGAGATCCTGATCAGTTTGGCTGTAAGAG TGAAACCTGTAGTCCCCCGCTGCAGTGTGCCAGAGGCGGTCACCGTAGGAACGTCCACTGAGCTGCGCTGTCTGGAGAATGAGGGCTTCCCAGCACCTCAGTACCGCTGGTTCCACAACAACGAAGAGCTGCCTCAGGACCCCAAAGCCAGCCCCCGGTTCACCAACTCCTCCTACAGCATCAACCCAGACACAGGCAGCCTG AAATTTCAAAGAGTGAAGAAAGAAGATGCAGGGGAGTACTATTGCCAAGCCAAAAATGATGCTGGCTTTGCACAGTGTCCGGGAATGGTGATGGAAGTCT ATGATGTCGACATCCTCGGGATATTCCTCAAGTCATTTGGAGCTGTGGTTGTGTTCTTCTGCGTGTCGTTCACCATCTGTCATACATTCAGGCGCGGctgtttcaacaaaaaaggccACAATGAGAATAG CTACAACTGGCCAGCACAGAATAATGGCACTGACTATGGTGACGCAGATGAG GGGCACTTCCGCCACAAGTCTTCATTCATTATTTGA
- the vps26b gene encoding vacuolar protein sorting-associated protein 26B: MSFFSFGQSAEIDVVLNDAETRKKAEHKTEDGKKDKYFLFYDGETVGGKVNVTLKTPGKRLEHQGIKIEFVGQIELYYDRGNHHEFVSLVKDLARPGEITQSQTFDFEFTHVEKPYESYTGQNVKLRYFLRATVIRRLNDISKEMDIVVHTLSTYPELNSSIKMEVGIEDCLHIEFEYNKSKYHLKDVIVGKIYFLLVRIKIKHMEIDIIKRETTGTGPSVYHENDTIAKYEIMDGAPVRGESIPIRLFLAGYDLTPTMRDINKKFSVRYYLNLVLIDEEERRYFKQQEITLWRKGDVVRKSMSHQAAIASQRFEGSAASESALEQAAKEESG, from the exons ATGAGTTTCTTTAGTTTTGGTCAGAGTGCTGAAATTGATGTAGTGTTGAATGACGCTGAGACCAGAAAGAAAGCTGAACACAAGACTGAAGATGgaaagaaagacaaatattttcttttctatgACGGTGAAACTGTTGGAGGCAAGGTTAACGTGACACTGAAAACCCCGGGCAAGAGGCTGGAGCACCAAGGAATAAAAATCGAGTTTGTTGGTCAAATAG AGTTGTACTACGACAGAGGAAACCATCATGAGTTTGTCTCTCTTGTCAAAGATCTTGCTCGACCTGGTGAGATCACTCAATCCCAGACTTTTGACTTTGAGTTCACTCATGTTGAAAAACCTTATGAATCATACACCGGGCAAAACGTAAAGTTAAG ATACTTTCTTCGGGCCACTGTGATCAGAAGACTGAATGACATCAGTAAAGAGATGGACATTGTGGTGCACACACTGAGCACATACCCTGAGCTGAACTCCTCTATCAAGATGGAAGTTGGCATTGAAGACTGTCTGCACATAGAGTTTGAATACAACAAATCCAA GTACCATCTCAAAGACGTAATTGTGGGTAAAATCTATTTCTTGTTGGTGAGGATTAAAATAAAGCATATGGAGATCGACATAATCAAACGTGAGACCACAGGAACGGGCCCCAGTGTATACCACGAAAATGACACCATCGCAAAGTATGAGATTATGGATGGTGCACCAGTCAGGG GTGAGTCCATTCCAATTCGATTGTTTCTGGCTGGCTATGACCTTACTCCCACCATGAGAGACATCAACAAGAAATTCTCAGTGCGATACTACCTGAACCTGGTTCTGATAGATGAAGAAGAAAGGCGATACTTCAAACAGCAG GAGATCACATTATGGCGGAAAGGTGATGTGGTGAGGAAGAGCATGTCTCACCAGGCGGCCATTGCATCTCAGAGGTTTGAGGGCTCAGCGGCCTCAGAGAGTGCTCTGGAACAGGCTGCCAAAGAGGAGAGTGGGTAA
- the thyn1 gene encoding thymocyte nuclear protein 1 — MPPKKRTRSSKTSADSGKADLASDGCNETMPSVKDADKTAGSRRKAASSVKSGSKDTADTTPEYSHWLMKSEPESRLENGIDVKFGIEDLKALPDQTGCWDGVRNYQARNFMRQMKEGQLAFFYHSNCKEPGIAGLMKIAKEAYVDHTQFDKKDVHYDASSKPENPKWSMVDVQYQRMMKRYLPLSELKKYYHQHSAKGGPLKNLALFTRARLSVQPLTKEEYDFILSLEDKDPLV, encoded by the exons ATGCCTCCAAAGAAAAGGACCAGATCTAGTAAAACATCAGCAGATTCAG GTAAAGCTGACCTTGCTTCAGATGGGTGTAATGAAACTATGCCATCTGTAAAAGATGCTGATAAAACAGCAGGGAGCAGGAGAAAAGCTGCAAGTTCAGTTAAAAGTGGAAGTAAGGACACTGCAGACACTACCCCTGAGTACAGTCACTGGCTGATGAAGTCTGAGCCTGAGAGTCGACTTGAGAATGGCATTGATGTAAAG TTTGGGATTGAAGATCTAAAAGCTTTGCCTGATCAAACTGGCTGCTGGGATGGAGTCCGCAATTATCAG gcacGGAATTTTATGAGGCAAATGAAAGAGGGACAGTTGGCTTTCTTCTATCACAGTAACTGCAAAGAGCCAGGCATAGCAGGACTCATGAAA ATTGCGAAGGAGGCATATGTTGACCATACTCAGTTTGATAAAAAGGATGTTCACTATGATGCGTCAAGCAAACCTGAAAATCCCAAGTGGAGCATG GTTGATGTCCAATATCAAAGAATGATGAAGCGATATCTTCCCTTGTCAGAGCTTAAAAAGTACTATCATCAGCATAGTGCCAAAGGAGGACCTCTGAAAAACCTTGCTCTTTTTACACGAGCAAGACTGTCAGTTCAACCCTTAACTAAAG AGgaatatgactttattctgaGTTTGGAAGACAAGGACCCATTGGTATAG
- the acad8 gene encoding isobutyryl-CoA dehydrogenase, mitochondrial yields the protein MAALSLATIVRCGSFICRSHRFILNRSGPRRGIASSIDPSHGLTDEQKEFQKVAFDFAANEMAPHMAEWDQKEIFPVETMRKAAQLGFGGIYVQPDVGGSGLSRLDTSVIFEALSTGCVSTTAYISIHNMCAWMIDTFGNNEQREKYCPDLCAMEKFASYCLTEPGSGSDAASLLTTAQCNGDHYILNGSKAFISGGGDTDVYVVMCRTGGKGPKGISCLVVEKGTPGLSFGKKEQKVGWNSQPTRAVIFEDCAVPVSNRLGEEGQGFNIAMKGLNGGRINIASCSLGAAHASLLLAREHLLVRKQFGETLSNNQYLQFRLAEMATKLVASRLMVREAAKALQEGRSDAVSLCSMAKLFATDECFSICNQALQMYGGYGYLKDYPVQQFVRDIRVHQILEGTNEVMRMIISRNLLSES from the exons ATGGCAGCCTTGAGTCTGGCCACAATAGTTAGATGCGGCTCCTTCATCTGTAGGAGCCACCGATTTATTTTGAACAGAAGTGGCCCCAGAAGAGGAATAGCTTCAAGTATAGACC CTTCTCATGGACTCACAGATGAACAGAAGGAATTTCAAAAAGTTGCTTTTGATTTCGCAGCCAATGAAATGGCACCGCATATGGCAGAATGGGACCAAAAG GAAATCTTTCCTGTGGAAACAATGAGAAAAGCAGCCCAGTTGGGGTTTGGGGGCATTTATGTTCAACCAGATGTTGGTGGATCTGGACTTTCACGACTAGACACATCTGTTATTTTTGAGGCTTTGTCCACAGGATGTGTCAGCACTACAGCTTACATCAGTATACACAA TATGTGTGCATGGATGATAGACACTTTCGGTAACAATGAACAAAGAGAAAAGTATTGTCCTGACCTCTGTGCAATGGAGAAATTTGCTTCATATTGTCTCACTGAACCAG GTAGTGGCAGTGACGCTGCATCCCTCCTGACAACTGCACAGTGTAATGGAGACCATTACATATTGAATGGCTCTAAG GCCTTCATCAGTGGAGGTGGAGATACCGATGTGTATGTTGTGATGTGCAGGACAGGGGGCAAAGGGCCTAAAGGTATATCATGTTTAGTGGTGGAAAAGGGAACCCCAGGTCTCAGTTTTGGcaaaaaggaacaaaag GTGGGTTGGAACTCGCAGCCAACCAGGGCAGTAATATTTGAGGACTGTGCCGTACCTGTGTCCAACCGGCTTGGCGAAGAAGGACAAGGATTTAATATTGCCATGAAAGGCTTGAATGGAGGCAGGATTAACATAG CATCTTGTTCACTTGGAGCTGCACATGCATCATTGTTGTTAGCAAGAGAGCACCTGTTAGTGCGCAAGCAGTTTGGAGAAACATTGTCCAACAACcag TATCTTCAGTTTCGACTGGCAGAAATGGCCACAAAACTCGTAGCATCTCGACTAATGGTGCGAGAAGCGGCCAAAGCCCTTCAAGAGGGACGCTCTGATGCAGTTTCTCTTTGTTCCATGGCCAAACTCTTTGCTACTGATGAATGCTTTTCT ATCTGCAACCAGGCTCTTCAAATGTATGGTGGTTATGGTTACCTTAAGGACTACCCCGTTCAGCAGTTTGTCCGTGACATTAGAGTACACCAGATCCTGGAGG GTACAAATGAAGTAATGAGGATGATTATTTCCAGAAATTTACTGTCAGAATCTTGA